DNA from Brassica napus cultivar Da-Ae chromosome C4, Da-Ae, whole genome shotgun sequence:
ATGGCTTCCCCTTCATATGTAAAACCATCTGCTGCTACATGTGGATCCTCCATCACATCCTACAAACAAATTTCTGGTTATGACTTATCTTATGATTATAACAGTTTGATTATGCCATTTTCATTGATCTTTGCATTAATGGCTCTTACTTGTGTAATGGGGCATATGAAGTACTGAGGTGGTCCATGGTTCTTGCGGTTACTACTCAGTTTTGATACTTCTTTAAGCTCTATCTTCAACTCTTCTTGTTCTTGTCTAAGTCTTCTCACTGCTTCCATTGATAAGGTGTATTTGTATTGAAGCTTTCTTATCATCTTCTCAAGTTCTTCTTTTGTTGTTCTCAGTGCattctctgtttctttcttACATTTCAGCTCACTGATATACACATTTTCTGACTGTTTAGCCTACATTTTGTTAAGAGATATAGTTAGAAAAAGTTTGATGCTTCCAGTCCAAGCAAAAAAAACATGTTGGAGGAACTTATATATGTACCCTTTTGATTGCATCAGATACTTGAATCCTATCATCATCTTTGACCATACTTGAGCTTGGAAAACTTTCAGTTCCTTTAGTTATCTTAGATTGGCTCAAAGAATTTGAAGATGCACATTCTAAATACAAGTCATCTCTTCTCCTACCTTCCCTGTATTGATATCAATCAAAAATAACTTGTGAGACAAGTTATTCACAAGAAAAACTCAATGAGACAAAGACCATTCCTGCTCCAATTTGGCCAAACCTTGAACATATTAAGTATCCCTTGCATGTAAACCATATATGACAAGTAGCAGGGGCTTCTCTGCGAATGTAAATAGCTTTCTTGGACTGCAAGTCTCTCATTCTCCTGCAAACAGTCTTTACTTGATCAATACATCCAAACTTAAGATAGTAAAAAGTTGAGTACATGCTAGTTAAACCATTTACATTGAATAGTGTCTATCAGCTGCTGCTCCCATGACAAGTTTCTTAACTCCGCGGTTAGAAATCAATTGGAGGATACCTTCCTCTACTGAATCCATTTCGATGTATATCGTCTCTGCACTGACCTAATTCACAAGTTAACTTGAACTTTAGGAATCAAACATCTCTTGTACAATCAAAAACATATGGATAATTAGTAATAGTACCTGCATTTGCCTGCATATATTAAGGTACTTGTCTACAATCTTATGTGCTCTCTCCTTCTCTTTTCTACAAAGCCGCAGTTTCTGGACATAGACGATGCAAAACCCTCTGCCTCCACTGTTCTGTATCGCCCAAACGAGGCTAGACTTGTTTTCCAGGTCTCTCCCTGTCACCGCTACATAGATCTTATCATCCATCACCATATCTCTCTTGCTAGTCTCCACTGATTCACTGCCACAGAATCTTAAAGAGCCGACCGTTTTCACCGTTTCCTGGAGCGCAATCTTTAATGTTATCTCACTCCAGTCCAAATAAAGAAACAGAGTATTTTGCAGAAACAAGATTTGATCTATCAgtagtaatttatttatagCCTTATcacataaagatatatatatatataggaaacttaaaataatggataaggttctgattttCAATGAGCCGACCAAAGAATTTGAAGTGATGGTTCGTGTCTTCGTCAAGATAAATGTCTGAACGTTAAGGAAAGTGAGATCGTAATTTCTGGTATacgtgaaaaataaaacttagacATTCTTCAGGTTTGATGTCGTCAAAACTCAGAAGCTAACGTATGGTTTGCTTACTTCACCGCCAATTTTCACATGTTTTGACTGTTATACCCCTGATAGTCAACCGGTTTTAACGACCTGGTCTCATTAGCCGCGTAGTGATTAAGCTTTGCGCTTTAAATGTTTTAATTCAAGATCATTAAGCAAACAAGCTCCGTCCACAGTTCTTAAATACTCAAAGGAAATAATTGTTCGATTGCATGTGAAAAGGATAGTTTCAATTGTTCAAACAAATACATCATAAGTGAGATCACCAATTCATAGTTGAATGGGTTACACCACCAATGTGCAGAACAGGTTTTTCATATTAGGATAGAATCAATAGAAAGTTTTAAACACCAATAATACACTTCTGACGTATCCATACGGGTTGggatacataaaattattttttggtacTCGTTACCTGATTCGaacaaaaaaatctgaatatcCGTAACTAGcaaaacaaatactaatatatgatatacaaaaaacaatcaaatcaaaaatactaaaattttaagaacGAATATTTGATCTAatccgttatatgcatatatacatacattaaataattatattattatatctttttgtcatatatattattatatcttatgttaagttttataataatttatttattaaattgattattttagttttagggcttttaaaattaaattttattttatttttgtaacaaatattattattttatattagttttagttttttactttttatttagtttttaaaaaaaaatattttatttaaatgaatcaaaccggatatctagttttaaataaaaaatcggatatccaaA
Protein-coding regions in this window:
- the LOC106350800 gene encoding U-box domain-containing protein 36-like; translation: MNCAKLNHYAANETRSLKPVDYQGNYDLTFLNVQTFILTKTRTITSNSLVGSLKIRTLSIILSFLYIYISLCDKAINKLLLIDQILFLQNTLFLYLDWSEITLKIALQETVKTVGSLRFCGSESVETSKRDMVMDDKIYVAVTGRDLENKSSLVWAIQNSGGRGFCIVYVQKLRLCRKEKERAHKIVDKYLNICRQMQVSAETIYIEMDSVEEGILQLISNRGVKKLVMGAAADRHYSMRMRDLQSKKAIYIRREAPATCHIWFTCKGYLICSREGRRRDDLYLECASSNSLSQSKITKGTESFPSSSMVKDDDRIQVSDAIKRAKQSENVYISELKCKKETENALRTTKEELEKMIRKLQYKYTLSMEAVRRLRQEQEELKIELKEVSKLSSNRKNHGPPQYFICPITQDVMEDPHVAADGFTYEGEAISSWFEREHETSPMTNKSLPHTSLVPNLAPRSAIQEWLQASSS